A genomic window from Homo sapiens chromosome 19 genomic scaffold, GRCh38.p14 alternate locus group ALT_REF_LOCI_31 HSCHR19KIR_FH08_BAX_HAP_CTG3_1 includes:
- the KIR3DL2 gene encoding killer cell immunoglobulin-like receptor 3DL2 isoform 2 precursor (isoform 2 precursor is encoded by transcript variant 2; The RefSeq protein has 1 substitution compared to this genomic sequence) produces MSLTVVSMACVGFFLLQGAWPLMGGQDKPFLSARPSTVVPRGGHVALQCHYRRGFNNFMLYKEDRSHVPIFHGRIFQESFIMGPVTPAHAGTYRCRGSRPHSLTGWSAPSNPLVIMVTGNHRKPSLLAHPGPLLKSGETVILQCWSDVMFEHFFLHREGISEDPSRLVGQIHDGVSKANFSIGPLMPVLAGTYRCYGSVPHSPYQLSAPSDPLDIVITGLYEKPSLSAQPGPTVQAGENVTLSCSSWSSYDIYHLSREGEAHERRLRAVPKVNRTFQADFPLGPATHGGTYRCFGSFRALPCVWSNSSDPLLVSVTGICRHLHVLIGTSVVIFLFILLLFFLLYRWCSNKKNAAVMDQEPAGDRTVNRQDSDEQDPQEVTYAQLDHCVFIQRKISRPSQRPKTPLTDTSVYTELPNAEPRSKVVSCPRAPQSGLEGVF; encoded by the exons ATGTCGCTCACGGTCGTCAGCATGGCGTGCGTTG GGTTCTTCTTGCTGCAGGGGGCCTGGCCACTCATGG GTGGTCAGGACAAACCCTTCCTGTCTGCCCGGCCCAGCACTGTGGTGCCTCGAGGAGGACACGTGGCTCTTCAGTGTCACTATCGTCGTGGGTTTAACAATTTCATGCTGTACAAAGAAGACAGAAGCCACGTTCCCATCTTCCACGGCAGAATATTCCAGGAGAGCTTCATCATGGGCCCTGTGACCCCAGCACATGCAGGGACCTACAGATGTCGGGGTTCACGCCCACACTCCCTCACTGGGTGGTCGGCACCCAGCAACCCCCTGGTGATCATGGTCACAG GAAACCACAGAAAACCTTCCctcctggcccacccagggcccCTGCTGAAATCAGGAGAGACAGTCATCCTGCAATGTTGGTCAGATGTCATGTTTGAGCACTTCTTTCTGCACAGAGATGGGATCTCTGAGGACCCCTCACGCCTCGTTGGACAGATCCATGATGGGGTCTCCAAGGCCAACTTCTCCATCGGTCCCTTGATGCCTGTCCTTGCAGGAACCTACAGATGTTATGGTTCTGTTCCTCACTCCCCCTATCAGTTGTCAGCTCCCAGTGACCCCCTGGACATCGTGATCACAG GTCTATATGAGAAACCTTCTCTCTCAGCCCAGCCGGGCCCCACGGTTCAGGCAGGAGAGAACGTGACCTTGTCCTGTAGCTCCTGGAGCTCCTATGACATCTACCATCTGTCCAGGGAAGGGGAGGCCCATGAACGTAGGCTCCGTGCAGTGCCCAAGGTCAacagaacattccaggcagactTTCCTCTGGGCCCTGCCACCCACGGAGGGACCTACAGATGCTTCGGCTCTTTCCGTGCCCTGCCCTGCGTGTGGTCAAACTCAAGTGACCCACTGCTTGTTTCTGTCACAG GTATCTGCAGACACCTGCATGTTCTGATTGGGACCTCAGTGGTCAtcttcctcttcatcctcctcctcttctttctcctttatcgCTGGTGCTCCAACAAAAAGA ATGCTGCTGTAATGGACCAAGAGCCTGCGGGGGACAGAACAGTGAATAGGCAG GACTCTGATGAACAAGACCCTCAGGAGGTGACGTACGCACAGTTGGATCACTGCGTTTTCATACAGAGAAAAATCAGTCGCCCTTCTCAGAGGCCCAAGACACCCCTAACAGATACCAGCGTGTACACGGAACTTCCAAATGCTGAGCCCAGATCCAAAGTTGTCTCCTGCCCACGAGCACCACAGTCAGGTCTTGAGGGGGTTTTCTAG
- the KIR3DL2 gene encoding killer cell immunoglobulin-like receptor 3DL2 isoform 1 precursor (isoform 1 precursor is encoded by transcript variant 1; The RefSeq protein has 1 substitution compared to this genomic sequence) — MSLTVVSMACVGFFLLQGAWPLMGGQDKPFLSARPSTVVPRGGHVALQCHYRRGFNNFMLYKEDRSHVPIFHGRIFQESFIMGPVTPAHAGTYRCRGSRPHSLTGWSAPSNPLVIMVTGNHRKPSLLAHPGPLLKSGETVILQCWSDVMFEHFFLHREGISEDPSRLVGQIHDGVSKANFSIGPLMPVLAGTYRCYGSVPHSPYQLSAPSDPLDIVITGLYEKPSLSAQPGPTVQAGENVTLSCSSWSSYDIYHLSREGEAHERRLRAVPKVNRTFQADFPLGPATHGGTYRCFGSFRALPCVWSNSSDPLLVSVTGNPSSSWPSPTEPSSKSGICRHLHVLIGTSVVIFLFILLLFFLLYRWCSNKKNAAVMDQEPAGDRTVNRQDSDEQDPQEVTYAQLDHCVFIQRKISRPSQRPKTPLTDTSVYTELPNAEPRSKVVSCPRAPQSGLEGVF; from the exons ATGTCGCTCACGGTCGTCAGCATGGCGTGCGTTG GGTTCTTCTTGCTGCAGGGGGCCTGGCCACTCATGG GTGGTCAGGACAAACCCTTCCTGTCTGCCCGGCCCAGCACTGTGGTGCCTCGAGGAGGACACGTGGCTCTTCAGTGTCACTATCGTCGTGGGTTTAACAATTTCATGCTGTACAAAGAAGACAGAAGCCACGTTCCCATCTTCCACGGCAGAATATTCCAGGAGAGCTTCATCATGGGCCCTGTGACCCCAGCACATGCAGGGACCTACAGATGTCGGGGTTCACGCCCACACTCCCTCACTGGGTGGTCGGCACCCAGCAACCCCCTGGTGATCATGGTCACAG GAAACCACAGAAAACCTTCCctcctggcccacccagggcccCTGCTGAAATCAGGAGAGACAGTCATCCTGCAATGTTGGTCAGATGTCATGTTTGAGCACTTCTTTCTGCACAGAGATGGGATCTCTGAGGACCCCTCACGCCTCGTTGGACAGATCCATGATGGGGTCTCCAAGGCCAACTTCTCCATCGGTCCCTTGATGCCTGTCCTTGCAGGAACCTACAGATGTTATGGTTCTGTTCCTCACTCCCCCTATCAGTTGTCAGCTCCCAGTGACCCCCTGGACATCGTGATCACAG GTCTATATGAGAAACCTTCTCTCTCAGCCCAGCCGGGCCCCACGGTTCAGGCAGGAGAGAACGTGACCTTGTCCTGTAGCTCCTGGAGCTCCTATGACATCTACCATCTGTCCAGGGAAGGGGAGGCCCATGAACGTAGGCTCCGTGCAGTGCCCAAGGTCAacagaacattccaggcagactTTCCTCTGGGCCCTGCCACCCACGGAGGGACCTACAGATGCTTCGGCTCTTTCCGTGCCCTGCCCTGCGTGTGGTCAAACTCAAGTGACCCACTGCTTGTTTCTGTCACAG GAAACCCTTCAAGTAGTTGGCCTTCACCCACAGAACCAAGCTCCAAATCTG GTATCTGCAGACACCTGCATGTTCTGATTGGGACCTCAGTGGTCAtcttcctcttcatcctcctcctcttctttctcctttatcgCTGGTGCTCCAACAAAAAGA ATGCTGCTGTAATGGACCAAGAGCCTGCGGGGGACAGAACAGTGAATAGGCAG GACTCTGATGAACAAGACCCTCAGGAGGTGACGTACGCACAGTTGGATCACTGCGTTTTCATACAGAGAAAAATCAGTCGCCCTTCTCAGAGGCCCAAGACACCCCTAACAGATACCAGCGTGTACACGGAACTTCCAAATGCTGAGCCCAGATCCAAAGTTGTCTCCTGCCCACGAGCACCACAGTCAGGTCTTGAGGGGGTTTTCTAG
- the KIR3DL2 gene encoding killer cell immunoglobulin-like receptor 3DL2 isoform X1: protein MSLTVVSMACVGFFLLQGAWPLMGGQDKPFLSARPSTVVPRGGHVALQCHYRRGFNNFMLYKEDRSHVPIFHGRIFQESFIMGPVTPAHAGTYRCRGSRPHSLTGWSAPSNPLVIMVTGNHRKPSLLAHPGPLLKSGETVILQCWSDVMFEHFFLHRDGISEDPSRLVGQIHDGVSKANFSIGPLMPVLAGTYRCYGSVPHSPYQLSAPSDPLDIVITGLYEKPSLSAQPGPTVQAGENVTLSCSSWSSYDIYHLSREGEAHERRLRAVPKVNRTFQADFPLGPATHGGTYRCFGSFRALPCVWSNSSDPLLVSVTDAAVMDQEPAGDRTVNRQDSDEQDPQEVTYAQLDHCVFIQRKISRPSQRPKTPLTDTSVYTELPNAEPRSKVVSCPRAPQSGLEGVF, encoded by the exons ATGTCGCTCACGGTCGTCAGCATGGCGTGCGTTG GGTTCTTCTTGCTGCAGGGGGCCTGGCCACTCATGG GTGGTCAGGACAAACCCTTCCTGTCTGCCCGGCCCAGCACTGTGGTGCCTCGAGGAGGACACGTGGCTCTTCAGTGTCACTATCGTCGTGGGTTTAACAATTTCATGCTGTACAAAGAAGACAGAAGCCACGTTCCCATCTTCCACGGCAGAATATTCCAGGAGAGCTTCATCATGGGCCCTGTGACCCCAGCACATGCAGGGACCTACAGATGTCGGGGTTCACGCCCACACTCCCTCACTGGGTGGTCGGCACCCAGCAACCCCCTGGTGATCATGGTCACAG GAAACCACAGAAAACCTTCCctcctggcccacccagggcccCTGCTGAAATCAGGAGAGACAGTCATCCTGCAATGTTGGTCAGATGTCATGTTTGAGCACTTCTTTCTGCACAGAGATGGGATCTCTGAGGACCCCTCACGCCTCGTTGGACAGATCCATGATGGGGTCTCCAAGGCCAACTTCTCCATCGGTCCCTTGATGCCTGTCCTTGCAGGAACCTACAGATGTTATGGTTCTGTTCCTCACTCCCCCTATCAGTTGTCAGCTCCCAGTGACCCCCTGGACATCGTGATCACAG GTCTATATGAGAAACCTTCTCTCTCAGCCCAGCCGGGCCCCACGGTTCAGGCAGGAGAGAACGTGACCTTGTCCTGTAGCTCCTGGAGCTCCTATGACATCTACCATCTGTCCAGGGAAGGGGAGGCCCATGAACGTAGGCTCCGTGCAGTGCCCAAGGTCAacagaacattccaggcagactTTCCTCTGGGCCCTGCCACCCACGGAGGGACCTACAGATGCTTCGGCTCTTTCCGTGCCCTGCCCTGCGTGTGGTCAAACTCAAGTGACCCACTGCTTGTTTCTGTCACAG ATGCTGCTGTAATGGACCAAGAGCCTGCGGGGGACAGAACAGTGAATAGGCAG GACTCTGATGAACAAGACCCTCAGGAGGTGACGTACGCACAGTTGGATCACTGCGTTTTCATACAGAGAAAAATCAGTCGCCCTTCTCAGAGGCCCAAGACACCCCTAACAGATACCAGCGTGTACACGGAACTTCCAAATGCTGAGCCCAGATCCAAAGTTGTCTCCTGCCCACGAGCACCACAGTCAGGTCTTGAGGGGGTTTTCTAG